In one window of Armatimonadota bacterium DNA:
- the coaD gene encoding pantetheine-phosphate adenylyltransferase codes for MRIVGGESRGRKLKSPKGRSVRPTSEKTREALFDMLGARVVGSRFLDLFAGAGAIGLEALSRGAERVVMVEASERAAGTIRQNVQAVGRPEQVTVMRAKAAAAVRGLAAAGAKFDIVFMDPPYRDRRALERTLEETACRGGVLAEGAVVIAEHDAHGEPLKAPDGLTIERSRRFGDAALTFFRPMPAEERAMAKAVYPGSFDPVTNGHLDVIERAAELFDEVVVAVAVNSSKAPLFTSEERVQMLRDVCAHLSNVRADSFDDLLVDFATRQGASVVVKGLRAVSDFEYELQQALMNRNLREGVETVFFMTSPENLFLSSSMVKEIARLGGEVSPFVPPQVRTRLEQKFG; via the coding sequence ATGCGTATCGTCGGCGGCGAGTCACGGGGAAGAAAGCTCAAATCGCCGAAGGGGCGTTCGGTGCGGCCGACGTCGGAGAAGACGCGCGAGGCGCTCTTCGACATGCTCGGGGCGCGGGTAGTTGGCAGTCGCTTTCTCGACCTGTTCGCGGGTGCCGGGGCGATCGGCTTGGAGGCGCTGAGCCGGGGCGCGGAGCGGGTGGTCATGGTTGAGGCGAGCGAGCGGGCGGCGGGAACCATCCGCCAGAACGTGCAGGCGGTGGGGCGGCCGGAGCAAGTCACGGTGATGCGCGCCAAGGCCGCGGCGGCGGTGCGAGGACTGGCGGCGGCAGGGGCGAAATTTGATATTGTGTTCATGGATCCGCCGTACCGCGACCGCCGCGCGTTGGAGCGCACGCTGGAGGAAACGGCATGCCGGGGCGGGGTCCTGGCGGAAGGTGCGGTGGTAATCGCCGAGCACGACGCACACGGGGAGCCGCTCAAGGCGCCTGACGGGCTCACGATTGAGCGCAGCCGCCGATTCGGGGACGCGGCGCTGACGTTTTTCAGGCCGATGCCGGCCGAGGAGAGAGCAATGGCGAAGGCGGTATATCCCGGCAGTTTCGATCCGGTGACCAACGGCCACCTCGACGTCATCGAACGGGCGGCAGAGTTGTTTGACGAAGTAGTGGTCGCAGTCGCGGTGAACTCGAGCAAGGCGCCGCTGTTCACGAGCGAGGAGCGCGTGCAGATGCTGCGCGACGTGTGCGCGCATCTCAGCAACGTGCGCGCCGATTCATTCGATGACCTGCTGGTTGACTTCGCGACTCGCCAAGGCGCGTCCGTGGTGGTCAAGGGCCTGCGCGCGGTATCGGATTTCGAGTATGAGCTGCAGCAAGCACTGATGAATCGCAACCTGCGCGAGGGCGTCGAGACGGTCTTCTTCATGACCAGCCCGGAGAACTTGTTTCTCAGCTCGAGCATGGTCAAGGAAATCGCGCGGCTCGGCGGGGAGGTCAGCCCGTTCGTGCCGCCGCAGGTGCGCACGCGGTTGGAGCAGAAGTTCGGGTAA
- a CDS encoding ATPase, translated as MDSLELIRQLEDLVDRETRWHVFRRVWGVDEEKFFTLLNKLRASLPEDLKKASRIAKESDRILAEAHEQAASILAEAQEQAALLVSNDEISKQAVKQSEEIVQRAREEADETRRQVNDYAKRVLQNLEGYTSKLLATIERGRLRLEEQAPLDEVAAEDGGGEQ; from the coding sequence ATGGACAGCCTCGAGCTAATACGGCAACTCGAGGATCTCGTGGATCGCGAGACGCGGTGGCACGTGTTTCGGCGCGTGTGGGGGGTGGATGAAGAGAAGTTCTTCACGCTCCTCAACAAGTTGCGGGCGTCGCTGCCGGAGGACCTGAAGAAGGCGAGCCGCATCGCGAAGGAGAGTGACCGCATCCTCGCCGAAGCGCACGAGCAGGCGGCGAGCATCCTCGCCGAAGCGCAGGAGCAAGCGGCGCTGCTCGTGTCCAACGACGAGATCAGCAAGCAGGCGGTTAAGCAGTCCGAGGAGATTGTCCAGCGCGCCCGCGAGGAGGCCGACGAGACCCGCCGCCAGGTCAACGATTACGCCAAGCGGGTGCTGCAGAACCTCGAGGGCTACACGTCGAAGCTGCTGGCGACGATCGAGCGCGGACGCCTGCGGCTCGAGGAGCAGGCACCCCTGGATGAGGTCGCCGCCGAGGACGGCGGCGGCGAACAGTAG
- the recG gene encoding ATP-dependent DNA helicase RecG — translation MADTIRDIIERLEKPLRLEAKQRYANRAVTNGIAAYVGEWARKGEHVGQTRDVREQFSAVRRRLARYDQADAAEREQMVAAALAALENIARPEAGPASATSGRTEARSPSAGSRAQAPQRAAAPPAAQRAAPRRPRADWRELDGPYEHTGKGKRPQWLDRLPNLGIETKRDLLLHFPRDYVAYKNIADVRDGERVCLRVTTVQRDVSIVRRTGKNLVRRYALEVADETGKAWITSFVSAPSGRRSTRWNPLTLPYEPGAKLFVEGTAKEWYGSVELQYLDGSTDTWAEDLAPGQLVPVYPLTDGVYQTQLRRAIRGLLDRYARDAPETLPDTLRRKHRLVGISDALANMHWPRDEAAAGRARKRLAFEEFLALQLALAQRKSERERPGLGMRLAPQGDLIARLEDKLPFRLTAAQRRVIQEIIHDMSSDRPMNRLLQGDVGSGKTVVAVAALLAAVDNGCQGALMAPTEILAEQHYLVLSKLLPSFGISVELLIGSVSKRDKEGIHERARAGETQVVVGTHALIQEGVEFKRLGVAVVDEQHRFGVVQRAALRGKGLNPELLVMTATPIPRTLALTVYGDLDVSALDEMPPGRKAVATQWLPSQRQDEAFAFAREQVAQARQAYVVCPLIEESEKLEAEAAVRLYEELRAQVFPDLRLGLLHGRMSTADKDAAMESFRGRETDILVSTTVIEVGVDVPNASLMLVLNAERFGLAQLHQLRGRVGRSTHQSHCVLVTDGRYNPHVRSSGDDPLQEGRRRMRVMVENNDGFVIAEEDLLLRGPGEFYGTRQHGLPDFRVARAGQDVALLEEARQAAFRLIEHDPDLSRPEHALLRERATEIRRRIESVAP, via the coding sequence ATGGCCGACACCATTCGCGACATCATCGAGCGCCTGGAGAAGCCCCTGCGGCTGGAGGCGAAGCAGCGATATGCGAACCGCGCCGTCACCAACGGCATCGCGGCTTACGTCGGCGAGTGGGCGCGCAAGGGCGAGCATGTCGGGCAGACGCGCGACGTGCGCGAGCAGTTCTCCGCGGTCAGGCGCCGCCTCGCGCGCTACGATCAAGCGGACGCCGCCGAGCGCGAGCAGATGGTCGCGGCGGCGCTGGCGGCCCTGGAGAACATCGCCCGTCCCGAAGCCGGGCCCGCCAGCGCGACGAGCGGACGAACGGAAGCTCGCTCCCCGTCTGCCGGCTCTCGCGCGCAAGCGCCGCAGCGTGCCGCGGCCCCGCCTGCCGCTCAACGGGCTGCGCCGCGTAGGCCGCGCGCCGATTGGCGCGAGCTTGATGGCCCTTACGAACACACCGGCAAGGGCAAGCGTCCGCAGTGGCTCGACCGACTGCCCAACCTCGGCATCGAGACCAAGCGCGACCTGCTGCTGCATTTCCCGCGCGACTACGTCGCGTACAAGAACATCGCCGACGTCCGCGACGGCGAGCGCGTGTGCCTGCGCGTCACTACGGTGCAGCGCGACGTCTCCATCGTGCGCCGCACCGGCAAGAACCTTGTTCGCCGCTACGCGCTCGAGGTCGCCGACGAGACGGGCAAGGCGTGGATCACTTCGTTCGTGAGCGCGCCCTCGGGCAGGCGGTCAACGAGATGGAACCCGCTGACGCTGCCGTACGAGCCCGGAGCCAAGCTGTTTGTCGAGGGCACGGCGAAGGAATGGTACGGGTCGGTCGAGCTCCAGTATCTCGACGGGTCAACCGACACCTGGGCGGAGGACCTCGCCCCCGGGCAACTCGTCCCCGTTTACCCGCTGACGGACGGGGTCTATCAGACCCAACTGCGCCGCGCGATTCGGGGGCTGCTCGACCGCTACGCGCGCGATGCCCCGGAGACGCTGCCGGACACGCTGCGCCGGAAACATCGCCTGGTCGGAATCTCCGATGCCTTGGCCAACATGCACTGGCCGCGGGACGAAGCGGCTGCGGGCCGGGCGCGCAAGAGGCTCGCGTTCGAGGAGTTCCTGGCGCTCCAGCTCGCCCTTGCGCAGCGCAAATCCGAGCGCGAGCGGCCCGGCCTGGGCATGCGGCTGGCGCCGCAGGGCGACCTGATCGCGCGACTCGAAGACAAGCTTCCGTTCAGGCTCACGGCGGCTCAGCGCAGGGTCATCCAGGAAATCATCCACGACATGTCTTCCGACCGGCCGATGAATCGCCTGCTCCAGGGCGATGTCGGGTCGGGGAAGACCGTGGTCGCGGTCGCCGCGCTCCTCGCTGCGGTGGACAACGGCTGCCAGGGCGCGCTGATGGCACCGACGGAGATCCTCGCGGAGCAGCACTACCTCGTGTTATCCAAGCTGCTGCCGTCCTTCGGCATCAGCGTGGAACTGCTCATCGGGTCGGTGAGCAAGCGTGACAAGGAGGGCATCCACGAGCGCGCGCGAGCCGGGGAGACGCAGGTCGTTGTCGGCACCCACGCGCTGATTCAAGAGGGCGTCGAGTTCAAGCGCCTCGGCGTGGCGGTCGTGGACGAGCAGCATCGGTTCGGCGTGGTTCAGCGCGCCGCGCTGCGAGGGAAGGGCCTCAATCCCGAACTGCTCGTGATGACCGCGACACCCATCCCGCGGACGCTCGCGCTGACCGTGTACGGCGACCTGGACGTGTCGGCGCTGGACGAGATGCCGCCGGGCCGCAAGGCGGTGGCGACGCAGTGGCTGCCATCGCAGCGGCAGGACGAGGCGTTCGCGTTCGCGCGCGAGCAGGTGGCACAAGCACGCCAGGCCTACGTCGTGTGCCCGCTCATCGAGGAGTCGGAGAAACTCGAGGCGGAGGCGGCGGTGCGGCTATACGAGGAACTGCGCGCCCAGGTCTTTCCCGACCTGCGCCTCGGCTTGCTCCACGGACGGATGAGCACGGCCGACAAGGATGCGGCGATGGAATCTTTCCGAGGGCGCGAGACCGATATCCTGGTCTCGACGACGGTAATCGAGGTGGGCGTGGACGTGCCGAACGCCTCGCTGATGCTGGTGTTGAATGCTGAGCGGTTCGGCCTGGCGCAGTTGCATCAATTGCGGGGGCGGGTCGGACGCAGCACGCATCAGTCGCACTGCGTTCTCGTCACCGACGGCCGGTACAACCCGCATGTGCGCAGCTCCGGGGATGACCCGTTGCAGGAGGGGAGGCGGCGCATGCGGGTCATGGTCGAGAACAATGACGGTTTCGTGATCGCGGAAGAGGACTTGCTGCTGCGCGGCCCGGGAGAGTTCTACGGGACGCGCCAGCACGGGCTTCCCGATTTCCGCGTGGCGCGGGCCGGGCAAGACGTGGCGCTGCTCGAGGAGGCGCGGCAGGCGGCGTTTCGTCTCATCGAGCACGACCCCGATCTGAGCCGCCCGGAGCACGCCTTGCTGCGGGAGCGCGCAACGGAGATCCGGCGGCGCATCGAGTCGGTGGCGCCGTGA
- a CDS encoding sulfatase-like hydrolase/transferase: MSEPRARRSARGKTQITRRQFLQQGAAGAGMLLGSMAVGTQPAPLMAAPSRTPGARPNFLIIMCDQLGLDAVGANGGRWVRTPNMDRLAARGVSFMESYSPNPVCSPARSSLLTGRMPVETGVTTNIHPVHPDIPNMGQWLSNAGYDTVYCGKWHLPQGYAASIDGFTVLPTGGGQGDLVDTVVSRTCEAYLKSRPKDRPFLLVASLLQPHDICYWAIRNDLLVPDALPFPQLAAELPGLPENLRAAPTAPKKLTDHANMEHWSDQQWRYYNYIYNRQVEMVDADVGRILDALEDAGAAANTLVMLTADHGDGRGRHGKVSKWTPYDESAKVPLIASWPGRAVTGAHDHDHLVCGLDLMSTVCDCAGVDPPVDLRGRSLRPLLEGKPVQWREFVVVETQVVGRAVRTPRYKYVVYEDDPVQQLFDMRDDPWETRNLIAEPGYADVVRDHRKRLKEWQAGLKPVERMPNLV, encoded by the coding sequence ATGAGTGAACCACGCGCCAGGAGATCAGCACGCGGCAAGACGCAGATCACCCGGCGGCAGTTCCTGCAACAGGGAGCGGCCGGCGCCGGGATGTTGCTTGGCAGCATGGCGGTCGGCACTCAGCCAGCGCCGCTAATGGCGGCCCCTTCACGCACACCAGGAGCGAGGCCCAACTTCCTCATTATCATGTGCGACCAGTTGGGGCTGGACGCCGTGGGCGCCAATGGCGGCCGCTGGGTGCGCACGCCGAACATGGACCGCCTGGCGGCGCGCGGCGTCAGCTTCATGGAGTCGTACAGCCCCAATCCGGTATGCTCGCCCGCTCGCAGTTCGCTCCTGACCGGCCGCATGCCGGTCGAGACGGGCGTCACCACCAACATCCATCCCGTTCATCCGGACATTCCCAACATGGGACAATGGCTGAGTAACGCGGGCTACGACACGGTGTACTGCGGCAAGTGGCACCTGCCGCAGGGCTACGCGGCATCAATCGACGGCTTCACGGTGCTGCCGACCGGAGGAGGGCAGGGGGACCTGGTGGATACGGTTGTCTCTCGCACTTGTGAGGCGTATCTGAAGAGCCGGCCCAAGGACCGGCCATTCCTGCTCGTGGCGTCGCTGCTCCAACCGCATGACATCTGCTACTGGGCCATTCGGAACGACCTGCTCGTGCCCGACGCCCTGCCCTTCCCTCAGCTCGCCGCCGAACTGCCCGGCTTGCCTGAGAACCTCCGCGCGGCGCCGACCGCGCCCAAGAAGCTGACCGATCACGCCAACATGGAGCACTGGTCCGATCAGCAGTGGCGCTACTACAACTACATCTACAACCGACAAGTGGAAATGGTTGACGCCGACGTCGGCCGCATCCTCGACGCGCTCGAGGACGCCGGGGCGGCGGCAAACACCCTCGTCATGCTCACTGCGGATCATGGAGACGGGCGCGGGCGACACGGCAAGGTCAGCAAGTGGACCCCGTACGACGAGTCCGCCAAGGTGCCACTCATCGCATCCTGGCCAGGGCGCGCGGTCACGGGGGCGCACGATCACGACCATCTCGTGTGCGGCCTGGATCTGATGAGCACGGTGTGCGACTGTGCCGGCGTCGACCCACCGGTGGATCTGCGCGGGCGCAGCCTGCGGCCGCTTCTGGAGGGCAAGCCGGTCCAATGGCGCGAGTTCGTGGTGGTCGAGACACAGGTCGTCGGGCGCGCCGTGCGGACGCCTCGATACAAGTACGTGGTGTATGAAGATGATCCCGTGCAGCAGTTGTTCGATATGCGAGACGACCCGTGGGAGACGCGCAATCTCATCGCGGAGCCGGGATACGCAGACGTGGTCAGGGATCACCGCAAGCGCTTGAAGGAGTGGCAGGCGGGTCTGAAGCCGGTCGAGCGAATGCCGAACCTGGTGTAG
- a CDS encoding peptidylprolyl isomerase: protein MGFVSMRRNFGRHMRTLLYVIFGVFLVSCFYYFGSYTGSPARRQQGGEAGDVVAVVNGEKVDRATFETVFQTQYERYEQMGMGTLGMLEMLRWQLLDSLIQQRLLVAAAKEQGIKVSRGELNKELDRQIEEALEARGARAARSQRDRRLVEDAIRSRKDEVRDAMLVQRLQEMVKSQVKATDQAVRESYKQVKARHILVRVDESGKNGLPDAEAKQKADGILAKLKDGADFADQAKQSSDDQANADKGGDLDYFGRGQMTPEFEKAAFALKPGGMSDVVKTPFGYHIIKVEDERYNLPDDYQDKKGEYRKQYIERQLSRAWQEFTAELRRQATIEIKDPEMRAAKARMEGRTDEAIEQFTQALRSARPGDQVRAAILFTLGQLYGEKENWEKAAEMFEGSLDAAMSSLQEIYLALGEAYAKLGNKEKSLEYYQAAEDEAPDDFMTRQRLLTAYEEMGDVEAAARQKTWIDEQQRQWAEEQQKRIEEAAKQAAPEAQEQPEPATDRDKGQASPDREKAGTTADQGR, encoded by the coding sequence ATGGGTTTTGTGAGCATGCGCAGGAATTTCGGCAGGCACATGCGCACGTTGCTGTACGTGATTTTTGGCGTGTTCCTCGTGAGCTGCTTCTACTACTTCGGATCGTATACGGGTTCGCCGGCGCGGCGCCAGCAAGGCGGCGAGGCGGGAGACGTCGTGGCGGTCGTCAACGGTGAGAAGGTTGATCGCGCGACGTTCGAGACGGTGTTCCAGACTCAGTACGAGCGCTACGAGCAAATGGGCATGGGGACGCTGGGGATGCTCGAGATGCTGCGCTGGCAGCTGCTCGACAGCCTGATTCAGCAGAGGCTCCTGGTGGCGGCGGCGAAGGAGCAGGGCATCAAGGTGTCGCGCGGAGAGCTGAACAAGGAACTCGACCGGCAGATCGAGGAGGCGCTCGAAGCGCGCGGCGCCAGGGCGGCGCGCAGTCAACGCGACCGGCGCCTGGTTGAGGACGCGATTCGCAGCCGCAAGGACGAGGTGCGCGACGCGATGCTCGTCCAGCGGCTTCAAGAGATGGTGAAGTCGCAGGTCAAGGCGACCGACCAAGCGGTGCGCGAGAGCTACAAACAAGTCAAGGCCAGGCATATCCTGGTCCGCGTGGACGAAAGCGGAAAGAACGGCCTGCCCGACGCCGAGGCCAAGCAGAAGGCGGACGGGATCCTGGCGAAGCTGAAGGACGGCGCCGATTTCGCGGACCAGGCCAAGCAGTCCTCCGATGACCAGGCGAATGCCGACAAGGGCGGGGATCTCGACTACTTCGGGCGCGGGCAGATGACGCCGGAGTTTGAAAAGGCGGCATTCGCGCTGAAGCCGGGCGGGATGAGCGATGTGGTGAAGACGCCGTTCGGGTATCACATCATCAAGGTCGAGGACGAGCGCTACAACCTGCCCGACGATTACCAGGACAAGAAGGGGGAGTACCGCAAGCAGTATATCGAGCGGCAGCTGAGCCGCGCGTGGCAGGAGTTCACGGCAGAGCTTCGGCGTCAGGCGACGATTGAGATCAAGGACCCGGAGATGCGCGCGGCCAAGGCACGGATGGAAGGCAGGACCGATGAGGCGATAGAGCAGTTCACGCAAGCGCTGCGCTCCGCTCGCCCGGGCGACCAGGTGCGAGCGGCGATCCTGTTCACCCTGGGGCAGCTCTACGGGGAGAAGGAGAACTGGGAGAAAGCGGCCGAGATGTTCGAGGGCAGCCTGGACGCCGCGATGTCATCGCTGCAGGAGATCTATCTCGCGCTCGGCGAGGCGTACGCGAAGCTCGGTAACAAGGAGAAGTCGCTGGAGTACTACCAGGCTGCCGAGGACGAGGCGCCGGATGATTTCATGACGCGCCAGAGGCTCCTGACCGCGTATGAGGAAATGGGGGACGTTGAAGCGGCGGCGCGCCAGAAGACCTGGATCGACGAGCAGCAACGCCAGTGGGCGGAGGAGCAGCAGAAGCGCATCGAGGAGGCGGCCAAGCAGGCGGCCCCCGAGGCACAGGAGCAACCAGAGCCTGCGACGGACCGCGACAAGGGGCAAGCCAGCCCGGACCGGGAGAAGGCGGGAACCACCGCGGACCAAGGTAGATAG
- a CDS encoding protein kinase gives MAKPVLNKRYELGDEVGKGGMAITYRARDMLLNRTVAVKLMREQLSSDADFVERFRREAQSAANLSHENIASVYDTGADNGRHYIVMEFVEGENLERHLRREGPLDPVAAIDIALQVVAALEAAHRRGVVHRDVKPHNVLIDAEGRVKVTDFGIAKAITASADTETGTIIGSVHYFSPEQARGDPVGPQSDLYSLGIVLFEAITGRRPFEGDNPVAVAHKQIYDQPPLPSECRPDLPEELESIVVKLLEKSLARRYATTADVQADLEDVRDRLVNRRRRMRRSGAATRRRRLRRSLAWAAAVLAVSALAVAAYLFAGAQRQPPQIAVPDLSGLDPTSAQRLLAETGLRYRVAPDGIYTNVQAGLIARQSPPAPTRVTRDAAITVWLSLGPRYAKVPDVARMSPEQAEKRLKQAGLEVGQTLEQYDDRIPEGYVVATEPGAGEQVGRRTQVALVVSKGAPPSPWEPSPGTGAGTSEATVAYTVPADVGADEAQVRVEVVDDRGKRVLYDAPHAAGDQLPTLKVRYTGRAIVRVLINEKERWSRVFGEEEPREPASPGAT, from the coding sequence ATGGCGAAACCCGTCCTCAATAAGCGCTACGAGTTGGGCGACGAGGTCGGCAAGGGCGGCATGGCGATCACCTACCGCGCGCGCGACATGCTGCTCAACCGCACCGTGGCGGTGAAGCTGATGCGCGAGCAGCTCAGCAGCGACGCCGATTTCGTCGAGCGCTTCCGGCGCGAGGCGCAGTCGGCCGCGAACTTGTCCCACGAGAACATCGCCAGCGTCTACGACACCGGCGCCGACAACGGCCGCCACTATATCGTCATGGAGTTCGTCGAGGGCGAGAACCTCGAGCGCCACCTGCGCCGCGAAGGTCCCCTCGATCCGGTCGCCGCGATAGACATCGCGCTGCAGGTCGTGGCCGCATTGGAGGCCGCCCACCGCCGCGGAGTCGTCCATCGCGACGTCAAGCCGCACAACGTCCTCATTGACGCCGAGGGCCGCGTCAAGGTCACCGACTTCGGCATCGCCAAGGCCATCACCGCCTCCGCCGACACCGAGACCGGCACCATCATCGGGTCGGTTCACTACTTCTCACCGGAGCAGGCGCGGGGCGATCCCGTCGGCCCACAATCCGACCTCTACTCGCTCGGCATCGTGCTCTTCGAGGCGATCACCGGGAGGCGGCCCTTCGAGGGGGATAACCCGGTCGCCGTCGCGCACAAGCAGATTTACGACCAGCCGCCCCTGCCGTCGGAGTGCCGCCCGGACCTGCCCGAGGAACTCGAGAGCATCGTCGTCAAGTTGCTAGAGAAGTCGCTTGCCCGGCGCTACGCCACGACGGCGGATGTCCAAGCGGATCTGGAGGACGTGCGGGACCGCCTCGTCAACCGACGGCGCCGGATGAGGCGCAGCGGCGCGGCGACGCGACGCCGCCGGCTGCGCCGGAGTCTTGCGTGGGCAGCAGCCGTGCTTGCCGTGTCCGCGCTGGCTGTCGCTGCCTACCTCTTTGCCGGCGCGCAACGGCAACCGCCGCAGATTGCGGTCCCGGACCTCTCGGGCCTTGATCCAACGTCGGCGCAGCGATTGCTCGCGGAGACCGGCCTGCGGTACCGCGTCGCGCCGGACGGCATCTACACGAACGTGCAGGCCGGGCTGATCGCGCGGCAAAGCCCGCCGGCGCCGACCCGCGTCACACGCGATGCCGCGATCACGGTGTGGCTCAGCCTCGGACCGAGATATGCGAAGGTCCCAGATGTGGCGCGCATGTCGCCGGAGCAAGCGGAGAAAAGACTCAAGCAGGCCGGGCTGGAAGTGGGGCAAACGCTTGAGCAGTACGATGACCGCATCCCCGAGGGGTACGTCGTCGCCACCGAGCCCGGTGCAGGAGAGCAGGTGGGCAGGCGGACGCAGGTCGCGTTAGTCGTCAGCAAGGGCGCGCCGCCGTCGCCATGGGAGCCGTCCCCCGGGACGGGTGCAGGAACGTCGGAGGCCACCGTCGCGTACACGGTGCCGGCGGACGTCGGCGCGGATGAGGCGCAAGTGCGCGTCGAGGTGGTGGACGACCGCGGCAAGCGCGTGCTCTACGATGCGCCTCATGCCGCGGGGGATCAGTTGCCGACGCTGAAGGTGAGATACACCGGACGCGCGATCGTTCGCGTGTTGATCAACGAGAAGGAGCGTTGGAGCCGCGTGTTCGGCGAGGAAGAGCCCCGCGAACCTGCCTCGCCCGGAGCGACGTAG
- a CDS encoding glycoside hydrolase family 2 — MTRIDLCGTWELSHRSHRTEHVGSLEETFGDDWEILPARVAGNVELALIEAGKLPDPFCGRNIFVLRPYEFEDWWYRRTFLAQSLEPGQRARLVFGGLDCFATIWLNGRNLGTTDNALIEHVFDVTDCLNADCDNTLVVRLASPVMSARGHCIEPSESGTLDSWEAIGVRKPPHCWGWDIMPRLVSAGLWRPVSLEILEPNHIASLYFCTRHASPDNAHLRVQWQVETDRVEPEGISVRFTGECGDSRFSRTVDARFTAGATGIDVPHPELWWPKGYGEPSLYTIRTELLLDGEVADVRTDRVGLRTIDLHRTETAGPDGDFRFVVNGVPVLVKGSNWVPADAFHSRDAERYAPLLALADDVGCNMLRCWGGNVYEDHAFFDLCDEKGIMVWQDFAFACSRYPQSLSFLARVRVEAESVIRKLRNHASLALWCGDNEIDCVYVGDGLDPAQNRISREALRRAVERCDPYRPYLPSSPYFSPQAGGDWDALPEQHLWGARNYYKSREYVETTAHFIGEIGYHGCPNVSSLRRFLSPDALWPWQDNEEWRVHATDPTPEPGGMAYRVELMAKQIAEMFDAVPDMLEDFALASQICQAEAKKFFVEMVRLRKWRRTGVLWWNLVDGWPQFSDAVVDYYLSKKLAYHYLRRVQQPMCLMVDEPDTWHVRLVMGNDSRVNAAGRYAVRDADSGAIVSQGEFESPANENCELARIPISRGQQAMWLIQWTANDVKGANHALVGGPPFALERYRAWLQAIAGLDGNFDADQVGR, encoded by the coding sequence GTGACGCGAATTGACCTATGCGGCACCTGGGAACTCAGTCATCGCTCGCATCGCACCGAGCACGTTGGTTCACTCGAGGAGACATTCGGGGACGACTGGGAGATTCTGCCGGCGCGAGTCGCGGGGAATGTAGAGCTGGCCTTGATCGAGGCGGGCAAGTTGCCGGACCCGTTCTGCGGGCGCAACATCTTCGTGCTCAGGCCGTACGAGTTCGAGGACTGGTGGTATCGGCGGACGTTCCTCGCGCAGTCGCTCGAGCCAGGACAGCGCGCCCGGCTCGTGTTCGGCGGGCTGGACTGCTTCGCCACGATATGGCTCAACGGACGTAATCTCGGCACGACGGACAACGCGCTCATCGAGCATGTTTTCGACGTCACCGACTGCCTGAATGCGGATTGCGACAACACGCTCGTCGTCCGACTCGCCTCCCCGGTCATGTCCGCCAGGGGGCATTGCATCGAGCCTTCGGAGAGCGGCACCCTCGATTCGTGGGAGGCCATCGGCGTGCGCAAGCCGCCGCACTGCTGGGGGTGGGACATCATGCCCCGCCTCGTGTCGGCCGGGCTCTGGCGCCCCGTGTCCCTGGAGATACTCGAACCGAATCATATCGCGTCGCTGTACTTCTGCACCCGGCACGCATCACCGGATAACGCACACTTGCGCGTGCAGTGGCAGGTCGAGACCGACCGCGTCGAGCCGGAGGGCATCAGCGTGCGGTTCACCGGTGAATGCGGCGACAGCCGGTTCTCTAGAACCGTTGACGCGCGCTTCACCGCCGGCGCGACCGGCATTGACGTCCCGCATCCGGAGCTGTGGTGGCCGAAAGGCTACGGGGAGCCGAGCCTATACACGATCAGGACGGAGTTGCTCCTCGATGGCGAGGTCGCGGACGTGCGCACGGACCGCGTCGGCTTGCGCACAATCGACCTTCACCGGACGGAGACCGCCGGGCCGGACGGCGATTTCCGCTTCGTCGTCAACGGCGTGCCTGTTCTGGTCAAGGGCTCGAACTGGGTGCCGGCGGATGCGTTCCACAGCCGCGACGCCGAGCGCTACGCGCCGCTGCTCGCGCTTGCCGACGACGTGGGCTGCAATATGCTGCGCTGCTGGGGCGGCAACGTGTACGAGGATCATGCGTTCTTCGACCTCTGCGACGAGAAGGGCATCATGGTGTGGCAGGATTTCGCATTCGCCTGCTCGCGTTATCCGCAGTCCCTGAGTTTCCTGGCGCGGGTGCGGGTGGAGGCCGAATCGGTGATTCGCAAGCTGCGCAACCATGCGTCTCTCGCGCTGTGGTGCGGCGACAATGAGATTGACTGCGTCTACGTCGGCGACGGTCTCGACCCCGCGCAGAACCGCATCTCACGGGAGGCGCTGCGCCGCGCGGTGGAGCGCTGTGATCCGTACCGTCCCTACCTCCCGAGTTCGCCCTACTTCTCGCCTCAGGCCGGGGGCGATTGGGACGCGCTGCCCGAGCAACATCTCTGGGGCGCACGGAACTACTACAAGAGCCGCGAGTATGTCGAAACGACGGCGCACTTCATCGGCGAGATCGGCTACCACGGATGCCCGAACGTGTCGTCCCTGCGCCGGTTCCTGTCCCCCGATGCGCTGTGGCCGTGGCAGGATAATGAGGAGTGGCGGGTTCACGCCACCGACCCGACGCCCGAGCCCGGCGGCATGGCCTACCGCGTGGAGTTGATGGCGAAGCAGATCGCGGAGATGTTTGATGCGGTGCCCGATATGCTCGAGGACTTCGCCCTCGCGTCGCAGATCTGCCAGGCCGAGGCGAAGAAGTTCTTCGTCGAGATGGTGCGCCTGCGCAAGTGGCGGCGCACCGGCGTGTTGTGGTGGAATCTCGTTGACGGCTGGCCGCAGTTCTCCGACGCGGTGGTGGATTACTACTTGAGCAAGAAGCTCGCGTACCATTACCTGAGGCGGGTGCAGCAGCCGATGTGCCTGATGGTGGACGAGCCGGACACGTGGCACGTGCGTCTGGTCATGGGCAACGACTCGCGCGTCAACGCCGCCGGGCGGTACGCGGTGCGCGACGCCGACAGCGGGGCGATCGTGTCGCAGGGCGAGTTCGAGTCGCCTGCCAATGAGAACTGCGAGTTGGCGCGCATTCCCATATCACGTGGACAGCAGGCTATGTGGCTGATCCAGTGGACGGCGAACGACGTGAAGGGCGCCAATCACGCGCTCGTCGGCGGCCCGCCGTTCGCACTGGAGCGATACCGCGCCTGGCTGCAGGCGATTGCCGGGCTCGATGGCAATTTCGACGCGGATCAGGTCGGGCGGTGA